One Microvirga thermotolerans DNA window includes the following coding sequences:
- a CDS encoding 2-oxoglutarate dehydrogenase E1 component: MARQDANETFLNTAFLYGANAPYIEELYARYQNDPASVDQEWQAFFGALKDDRQAVAQNARGASWKKPNWPLAANGELISALDGNWAQVEKAVGDKIKAKAAEKGAEMSQEQVLQATRDSVRAIMLIRAYRVRGHLHAKLDPLGINPRPNDQELHPSHYGFTEADWDRRIFLDNVLGLEFATIREIVAILERTYCQTLGVEFMHISDPAEKAWIQERIEGPDKEITFTREGKRAILNKLVEAEGFEKFLDLKYTGTKRFGLDGGESLIPALEQIIKRGGNLGVKEIVLGMAHRGRLNVLTQVMGKPHRALFHEFKGGSFAPDDVEGSGDVKYHLGASSDRSFDGNNVHLSLTANPSHLEIVDPVVLGKVRAKQDQHGCTPDNRTAVMPLLIHGDAAFAGQGVVAECFGLSGLRGHRTGGSIHFIINNQIGFTTDPRFSRSSPYPSDVAKMVEAPIFHVNGDDPEAVVFAAKVATEYRQKFQKPVVIDMFCYRRFGHNEGDEPSFTQPLMYRKIRSHPTIVELYTKKLLAEGAVTEAEVEEMKSAWRSKLEAEFDIAQNYKPNKADWLDGRWAGLKAVREDHDDPRRGQTGVPVETLKDIAKALTTIPEGFHVHRTIQRFLDNRKKMIETGEGIDWATAEALAFGSLLLEGHRVRLSGQDVERGTFSQRHSVLVDQENEERYTPLNHIREDQARYEVINSMLSEEAVLGFEYGYSLSEPNALVLWEAQFGDFANGAQVVFDQFISSGERKWLRMSGLVCLLPHGYEGQGPEHSSARLERYLQMCAEDNMQVAYCSTPSNYFHILRRQLKRDFRKPLILMTPKSLLRHKRAVSSLSAISEGTSFHRVLQDDAQRLSDGVKLVKDDKIRRVVICTGKVYYDLYEEREKRGIDDVYLMRVEQLYPFPAKSLAAELARFKKADVVWCQEEPKNMGSWTFVEPYLEWVLKTAGSKVDRPRYVGRAASAATATGLMSKHLAQLQAFLDEAFAA, translated from the coding sequence ATGGCACGCCAGGACGCCAACGAGACTTTCCTCAACACCGCCTTCCTCTACGGGGCGAACGCGCCCTACATCGAGGAGCTCTACGCCCGCTACCAGAACGATCCCGCCTCGGTGGATCAGGAGTGGCAGGCCTTCTTCGGGGCGCTCAAGGACGACCGGCAGGCGGTCGCCCAGAATGCCCGCGGTGCGTCCTGGAAGAAGCCGAACTGGCCGCTCGCCGCCAACGGGGAGCTGATCTCCGCCCTCGACGGCAACTGGGCCCAGGTCGAGAAGGCGGTCGGCGACAAGATCAAGGCCAAGGCGGCCGAGAAGGGCGCCGAGATGAGCCAGGAGCAGGTGCTCCAGGCGACCCGCGACTCGGTTCGCGCGATCATGCTGATCCGCGCCTACCGGGTGCGCGGCCATCTCCACGCGAAGCTGGACCCGCTCGGCATCAACCCCCGCCCGAACGACCAGGAGCTGCACCCCTCCCACTACGGCTTCACCGAGGCCGACTGGGACCGCAGGATCTTCCTCGACAACGTTCTCGGGCTCGAATTCGCGACGATCCGCGAGATCGTGGCGATCCTGGAGCGCACCTACTGCCAGACCCTCGGCGTCGAGTTCATGCACATTTCCGATCCCGCCGAGAAGGCGTGGATCCAGGAGCGCATCGAGGGGCCGGACAAGGAGATCACCTTTACCCGCGAGGGCAAGCGGGCGATCCTCAACAAGCTCGTCGAGGCGGAGGGCTTCGAGAAGTTCCTCGACCTGAAGTACACCGGCACCAAGCGCTTCGGCCTCGACGGCGGCGAGTCGCTGATCCCGGCGCTTGAGCAGATCATCAAGCGCGGCGGCAACCTCGGCGTGAAGGAGATCGTGCTCGGCATGGCCCACCGCGGCCGCCTGAACGTGCTCACCCAGGTCATGGGCAAGCCGCACCGGGCGCTCTTCCACGAGTTCAAGGGCGGCTCCTTCGCGCCCGACGACGTGGAGGGATCCGGCGACGTGAAGTACCATCTCGGCGCGTCGTCCGACCGGTCCTTCGACGGCAACAACGTGCATCTCTCGCTCACCGCCAACCCGTCGCATCTCGAGATCGTCGATCCGGTGGTGCTCGGAAAGGTGCGCGCCAAGCAGGACCAGCACGGCTGCACGCCGGACAACCGCACCGCCGTCATGCCGCTCCTCATCCACGGCGACGCGGCCTTCGCGGGCCAGGGCGTGGTGGCGGAGTGCTTCGGCCTCTCGGGCCTGCGCGGCCACCGCACCGGCGGCTCGATCCACTTCATCATCAACAACCAGATCGGCTTCACCACCGATCCGCGCTTCTCGCGCTCCTCGCCCTATCCGTCCGACGTGGCGAAGATGGTCGAGGCGCCGATCTTCCACGTGAACGGGGACGATCCGGAAGCGGTGGTCTTCGCGGCGAAGGTCGCCACCGAGTACCGCCAGAAGTTCCAGAAGCCGGTCGTCATCGACATGTTCTGCTACCGGCGCTTCGGTCACAACGAGGGCGACGAGCCTTCCTTCACCCAGCCGCTGATGTACCGGAAGATCCGGTCCCATCCGACCATCGTCGAGCTCTACACCAAGAAGCTCCTGGCGGAAGGCGCCGTGACCGAGGCCGAGGTCGAGGAGATGAAGAGCGCCTGGCGCTCGAAGCTCGAGGCCGAGTTCGACATCGCCCAGAACTACAAGCCCAACAAGGCCGACTGGCTCGACGGCCGCTGGGCGGGCCTCAAGGCCGTGCGCGAGGACCATGACGATCCGCGGCGCGGCCAGACCGGCGTCCCGGTCGAGACCCTCAAGGACATCGCGAAGGCACTGACGACCATCCCGGAGGGCTTCCACGTCCACCGCACGATCCAGCGCTTCCTCGACAACCGCAAGAAGATGATCGAGACCGGCGAGGGCATCGACTGGGCGACCGCGGAGGCGCTCGCCTTCGGCTCGCTCCTGCTCGAAGGCCACCGCGTGCGCCTCTCCGGCCAGGACGTCGAGCGCGGCACCTTCTCGCAGCGCCATTCGGTGCTGGTCGACCAGGAGAACGAGGAGCGCTACACGCCCCTCAACCACATCCGCGAGGACCAGGCCCGCTACGAGGTCATCAACTCGATGCTCTCGGAGGAGGCGGTGCTCGGCTTCGAGTACGGCTATTCCCTCTCCGAGCCGAACGCGCTGGTGCTCTGGGAGGCCCAGTTCGGCGACTTCGCGAACGGCGCGCAGGTGGTGTTCGACCAGTTCATCTCCTCCGGCGAGCGCAAGTGGCTGCGCATGTCGGGCCTCGTCTGCCTGCTGCCGCACGGCTACGAGGGGCAGGGGCCCGAGCACTCCTCCGCCCGCCTCGAGCGCTATCTGCAGATGTGCGCCGAGGACAACATGCAGGTGGCGTACTGCTCGACCCCGTCGAACTACTTCCACATCCTGCGCCGGCAGCTGAAGCGCGACTTCCGCAAGCCGCTGATCCTCATGACGCCCAAGTCGCTGCTGCGCCACAAGCGGGCCGTGTCGTCCTTGAGTGCGATCTCCGAGGGCACCTCGTTCCATCGCGTCCTGCAGGACGACGCCCAGCGCCTTTCCGACGGCGTCAAGCTCGTCAAGGACGACAAGATCCGGCGGGTGGTGATCTGCACCGGCAAGGTCTACTACGACCTCTACGAGGAGCGGGAGAAGCGCGGGATCGACGACGTCTACCTGATGCGCGTGGAGCAGCTCTATCCGTTCCCGGCCAAGTCCCTCGCGGCGGAGCTCGCCCGCTTCAAGAAGGCCGACGTGGTGTGGTGCCAGGAGGAGCCCAAGAACATGGGGTCCTGGACCTTCGTCGAGCCCTATCTGGAATGGGTGCTCAAGACCGCCGGCTCCAAGGTGGACCGCCCGCGCTACGTGGGCCGCGCCGCCTCCGCCGCCACCGCCACCGGCCTGATGTCCAAGCATCTGGCGCAGCTGCAGGCTTTCCTCGACGAGGCTTTCGCGGCTTGA
- the odhB gene encoding 2-oxoglutarate dehydrogenase complex dihydrolipoyllysine-residue succinyltransferase, whose translation MATEIRVPTLGESVSEATIGRWFKKPGDPVKADEPVLELETDKVTLEVNAPVSGTLGDILAKDGETVTPGAVLGSVIEGAAAAAPAPKAEAPKAEAPKAAPAPAAAPAAAPGAAKDHGPAVARLAAESGVSPAAVAGTGKDGRVTKGDMLAAIATGAAAAPAPAPVQVRAPSAPDDAAREERVRMTKLRQTIARRLKDAQNTAAMLTTFNDVDMSAVMALRSQYKDVFEKKHGTKLGFMGFFTKAVIQALKDVPAVNAEIDGQDIVYKNYYHIGIAVGTDKGLVVPVVRDADLLSVAGIEKKIADFGRRARDGKLSIEEMQGGTFTITNGGIYGSLMSTPILNAPQSGILGMHRIEERPVVRNGQIVARPMMYLALSYDHRIVDGKEAVTFLVRVKEALEDPARLVLDL comes from the coding sequence ATGGCAACCGAAATCCGCGTACCCACCCTCGGTGAATCCGTTTCAGAGGCCACCATCGGCCGCTGGTTCAAGAAGCCCGGCGATCCGGTGAAGGCCGACGAGCCCGTGCTGGAGCTCGAGACGGACAAGGTGACCCTCGAGGTCAACGCCCCCGTCAGCGGCACGCTCGGCGACATCCTCGCCAAGGACGGCGAGACGGTCACCCCCGGCGCGGTGCTCGGCTCGGTGATCGAGGGCGCCGCCGCCGCCGCGCCCGCGCCCAAGGCGGAGGCCCCGAAGGCCGAGGCTCCGAAGGCTGCTCCGGCTCCCGCCGCCGCGCCGGCTGCCGCGCCCGGCGCCGCCAAGGACCACGGTCCCGCCGTCGCCCGCCTCGCCGCCGAGAGCGGCGTGAGCCCCGCCGCCGTCGCCGGCACGGGCAAGGACGGCCGCGTCACGAAGGGCGACATGCTCGCCGCGATCGCCACCGGCGCCGCCGCCGCGCCCGCCCCGGCCCCGGTGCAGGTGCGCGCTCCCTCCGCGCCCGACGATGCCGCGCGCGAGGAGCGCGTGCGCATGACCAAGCTGCGCCAGACCATCGCGCGCCGCCTGAAGGACGCCCAGAACACCGCCGCCATGCTCACCACGTTCAACGACGTGGACATGAGCGCGGTCATGGCGCTGCGCAGCCAGTACAAGGACGTGTTCGAGAAGAAGCACGGCACGAAGCTCGGCTTCATGGGCTTCTTCACCAAGGCGGTGATCCAGGCCCTCAAGGACGTCCCGGCCGTGAATGCCGAGATCGACGGCCAGGACATCGTCTACAAGAACTACTACCACATCGGCATCGCGGTCGGCACCGACAAGGGGCTCGTGGTGCCGGTGGTGCGCGACGCGGACCTCCTGTCGGTCGCCGGGATCGAGAAGAAGATCGCCGATTTCGGCCGCCGCGCCCGCGACGGCAAGCTCTCCATCGAGGAGATGCAGGGCGGCACCTTCACCATCACCAACGGCGGCATCTACGGCTCGCTCATGTCGACGCCGATCCTCAACGCGCCGCAATCGGGCATCCTCGGCATGCACCGCATCGAGGAGCGCCCGGTCGTGCGCAACGGCCAGATCGTGGCGCGGCCGATGATGTATCTCGCGCTCTCCTACGACCACCGAATCGTCGACGGCAAGGAAGCCGTGACCTTCCTCGTGCGGGTCAAGGAGGCCCTGGAGGATCCGGCGCGCCTCGTTCTCGATCTGTAA